From the genome of Lutzomyia longipalpis isolate SR_M1_2022 chromosome 2, ASM2433408v1, one region includes:
- the LOC129789838 gene encoding uncharacterized protein LOC129789838, translating to MSLIEREGIIKALSKTESFVSGLSSADTAYLDRKVLQMQIHQVNNLQAKFESVQDDIISHKTGKGKDHEASFKHSVLMRCAKIIQDTTHLLTFYPKEEPCTDTSPSGTLCSLMREMIQQNNQFLAKLNATASTTTPIDSRSLRLPQIELPKFSGEYCEWIPFKNRFNSCIANIPNLSKVQKLDYLKASLSGDAASTIGYLPTTENNFDVAWELLRNRFEINSETIAGHSRNPCDMPSVSPSDPSQRCINATHTATTSAKSNSRSHPSAGNSSKEYANDFHTTAAASKCQCCDQFPHPLYKCPQFLAQNPDEKYETVKTLNLCRNCLAPHLTRTCTYRKCRRCQGRHNLLLHDKFVGESAANPPAQIPTPSAIIPPSVAHQPAPTPGVPAPNHSSALSASAVSERTLQPGPRVSCATAMVDELTVSGEKISCRALLDSRVPICIITSNLLQKLKLPKSPSEISVVGIGNQANSVKHKVTATLSSQRNNVSHSFNCNILPEISGNIPTWDVDTNTMHPPLHFPFDDPDRNVSRPVYLNICSESYRANWVSDIFYLGSSLPPLREIFHGYVIVDEHKPPPQVQDVHHVSSTPILEEMLCTSGELEEPPDEASVMNQQLQPGAHFSRTYQRFAVRRFNVRLPVRNQPDPLKVFCPQSVRQFLALERQVNEKPPFNILYVEVMSHRVKKKWLWSVSLPDSKILSYFMSHQGMMTESSTTTELRMMPNVSAKLSSDYSLSDLTPIGPMVFPDHAVTFLRFRLHLHSKTADILKMDPEDYNFHQLMWQSFVDDTLRDRYIPKACCEVASPLHVILRALVQLFDGHNAEVPLASSIVRFLLYVDDTTPTTFSLNGDSIMNHLNFQTSVYAYMEIHSRRTLAPAIAQLFNPYSLIGSFIIEASVMLQCLHQLIFEWDEYLSRKILHHWNTFAKGLPVVQFISILLWIYFLQQLSCIVLHVCGGTTRSTSSGDTLRGIYLPQESHKVVAFNHIRTSICIEQLHHVEIDQISAESISRGASPSDPQRNNLWWKNPEWLQHPGNQQTAPSIHSKVLHCFITVLNQLEDKFKGFIYNHCSLFKIPKPVLQCLHFFNARSNSQSTHGAAIVVDAIKAQSFSPFTKQYGPVRSGDMFISATIPFTTHDPFKYLQPKFNPPYHEDHHNILQGHKGFSRRIAYSSGKDASWIHHASPGRMFPCQ from the coding sequence ATGAGTCTGATTGAACGTGAAGGAATCATCAAGGCACTCTCCAAGACGGAATCCTTCGTCAGTGGCTTATCGTCTGCAGATACGGCCTACCTTGACCGTAAAGTCCTCCAAATGCAAATCCATCAGGTCAACAACCTCCAAGCAAAGTTCGAGAGCGTGCAAGATGACATCATCAGCCACAAGACTGGCAAAGGGAAAGACCATGAAGCGTCTTTCAAGCACTCAGTCTTGATGCGCTGCGCCAAAATCATCCAAGATACGACTCACTTGTTGACGTTCTACCCAAAGGAGGAACCCTGTACAGACACTTCGCCTTCTGGAACCCTCTGTAGCCTCATGAGGGAGATGATTCAGCAGAACAACCAGTTCCTCGCCAAGCTCAACGCAACCGCAAGTACAACCACTCCTATTGATAGTCGCTCCTTAAGACTCCCTCAAATTGAATTGCCCAAATTTTCCGGTGAATATTGTGAGTGGATTCCTTTCAAAAACCGATTCAATTCCTGCATTGCCAATATCCCCAATTTATCAAAAGTCCAGAAGCTTGATTACCTGAAAGCTTCCCTAAGTGGAGATGCCGCCTCTACAATTGGTTATCTCCCTACCACCGAAAACAATTTTGATGTAGCTTGGGAACTCTTAAGAAATcggtttgaaataaattctgaaaCCATCGCTGGGCATAGTCGTAACCCTTGCGACATGCCATCCGTCTCCCCCTCTGATCCAAGTCAGCGATGCATCAATGCCACTCATACAGCTACCACATCTGCGAAATCCAATTCGCGCTCACATCCTTCCGCTGGCAATTCATCCAAGGAATATGCCAATGATTTTCACACAACAGCGGCAGCATCTAAATGCCAGTGCTGCGATCAATTCCCTCATCCACTGTACAAGTGCCCCCAATTTCTTGCACAGAATCCGGATGAGAAATATGAGACAGTCAAGACACTCAACCTGTGTAGAAACTGTCTCGCTCCACATCTTACTCGCACTTGTACCTACCGCAAGTGTCGCAGGTGCCAAGGCCGGCACAACCTACTCCTACATGATAAGTTCGTGGGTGAGTCTGCTGCCAACCCGCCGGCTCAGATACCAACGCCTTCGGCTATCATTCCTCCGTCTGTTGCCCATCAGCCTGCGCCAACTCCTGGTGTGCCAGCACCAAACCACTCTTCGGCCCTTTCCGCGTCCGCCGTGTCCGAACGCACTCTCCAACCTGGCCCAAGAGTATCCTGTGCCACAGCCATGGTGGATGAGCTCACTGTCAGCGGGGAGAAGATTTCTTGCCGTGCTCTCCTTGACAGTAGAGTCCCAATCTGCATCATAACGTCCAATTTGCTCCAGAAATTGAAGCTTCCGAAATCCCCTTCGGAAATCTCTGTTGTGGGCATAGGCAACCAGGCGAACTCAGTGAAACACAAAGTCACTGCCACTCTATCCTCACAAAGAAACAATGTTTCCCACTCATTCAACTGCAACATACTTCCGGAAATCTCAGGCAACATTCCAACTTGGGATGTGGATACCAATACAATGCATCCACCACTGCACTTCCCCTTTGATGATCCAGATCGGAATGTTTCTCGTCCTGTCTATTTGAACATCTGCAGTGAATCGTATCGGGCCAATTGGGTGTCCGACATTTTCTATCTGGGCTCCAGTCTTCCACCCCTCCGGGAGATTTTCCACGGCTATGTGATCGTAGATGAGCACAAACCTCCTCCACAGGTCCAGGATGTTCATCACGTCAGTAGCACTCCAATCCTAGAAGAAATGTTGTGCACATCCGGGGAGCTTGAAGAACCACCGGATGAGGCTTCCGTTATGAACCAGCAGTTGCAACCCGGTGCTCACTTCTCCAGAACCTACCAGAGGTTTGCTGTGAGAAGATTCAATGTGAGATTGCCCGTCAGGAACCAACCTGACCCTCTGAAGGTTTTCTGTCCACAATCCGTGCGACAATTTCTGGCACTGGAGCGCCAGGTGAACGAAAAGCCTCCCTTCAACATACTGTACGTCGAAGTGATGAGCCACCGTGTGAAGAAGAAATGGCTATGGTCAGTTTCTTTACCAGATTCCAAGATTCTCAGCTACTTCATGTCTCACCAGGGGATGATGACCGAATCCAGCACAACTACTGAGTTGAGAATGATGCCCAACGTCTCTGCAAAATTATCTTCTGACTACAGTTTGAGTGACCTAACTCCAATAGGTCCCATGGTCTTCCCTGACCACGCCGTCACCTTTCTGAGGTTCCGCCTCCATCTGCATTCAAAGACGGCAGACATCTTGAAGATGGATCCCGAAGACTACAATTTCCATCAACTGATGTGGCAATCCTTCGTAGATGACACACTTCGAGACCGCTACATTCCCAAGGCCTGTTGTGAGGTAGCATCGCCGCTACATGTGATCTTACGTGCACTCGTTCAACTATTTGATGGCCACAACGCTGAAGTCCCATTAGCTTCCAGCATAGTGCGATTCCTCTTATATGTTGACGACACCACTCCAACCACATTCAGTCTCAATGGGGATTCCATCATGAACCATTTGAACTTCCAAACTTCCGTGTATGCTTACATGGAGATACACTCGAGGAGAACTTTGGCTCCTGCCATTGCCCAACTCTTCAATCCCTACAGCCTGATAGGCTCCTTCATCATAGAAGCTTCAGTCATGCTTCAATGTTTGCACCAACTCATATTCGAATGGGATGAATACTTATCCAGGAAAATCCTTCACCACTGGAACACTTTTGCCAAAGGACTACCAGTCGTCCAATTCATCTCCATTCTCCTGTGGATTTATTTCCTCCAACAATTATCTTGCATTGTGCTTCACGTCTGTGGTGGTACAACCAGAAGTACTTCATCAGGAGACACTCTACGTGGGATTTATCTTCCTCAAGAATCTCACAAAGTGGTTGCCTTCAACCACATCCGAACCTCCATTTGTATTGAACAATTGCATCATGTGGAAATAGACCAAATTTCTGCCGAGTCGATTTCCCGGGGAGCTTCGCCATCTGATCCTCAACGCAACAATCTCTGGTGGAAAAATCCAGAGTGGCTTCAGCATCCTGGAAATCAACAGACTGCTCCATCCATTCATTCAAAAGTGCTCCATTGCTTCATCACAGTGTTGAACCAATTGGAGGACAAATTTAAAGGGTTTATTTACAACCACTGTTCATTGTTCAAAATTCCCAAACCGGTTCTCcaatgtttacattttttcaatGCGAGATCAAATTCCCAATCCACACATGGTGCCGCTATCGTAGTAGATGCGATAAAAGCCCAAAGCTTCTCCCCATTCACCAAACAATATGGTCCCGTTAGAAGTGGAGATATGTTCATCAGTGCCACCATCCCATTCACAACTCATGATCCATTCAAATATCTCCAACCCAAATTCAATCCACCTTACCATGAGGACCATCACAATATCCTTCAAGGACACAAGGGATTCTCCCGTAGGATCGCATATAGTTCTGGCAAGGATGCATCTTGGATACACCATGCCAGCCCGGGGAGAATGTTCCCGTGCCAGTGA